A region of the Clostridium sp. AN503 genome:
TTTTCCAGCAGTTTGTTGTACATTCCCACCTCGTTTCCGGTGGTCGTCTTCGGCTGTCCGGTTTCATCCACACCCCCGTCACCCCAAACCATTTTTGCAATTCTCGGAAGTGCTTTGTCCCCAGAGTGCGCCATACAAAGTTTCTGTCTCCCTATTACCGTTATCGCTGATTTACTGTTGGCCATAATTCGCCCTCCTTATAAAATATAACGGCCGCCATCCAGTTTCCGGTCGCCGTTCAGTTTCCAGCTATCATCCATCTGATTCATTTTTGTCATATAACTGTCTGTCAAAGTATTGTATGAATGTTCCGCCGTCACTTCAAGTACAGTGCCTGCACTGACATCCATTTTTTTCGAACCGCTTAAGCGCATAGCCTCTTCCGCCAACATCTCAACATATGATGTATTTGCTCTTACACTCCATATATTTGCGGCTTCGAATACTGCCCCGGCTGCAATTCGCAGGGATTGCCGAACCGGATAAAAATCAACCAGCGCCTCCCCTTCGTACCCGTTAAGATACCGACTCCCTCCCAGCGTCCAGAGCCCATTCAAGAAAGAAAACGGCTGGTTATCCCTGGAGAAGAAAGACAGCTGCATCTTCATGCGATTTCCCGCTCTGGCCACAGCCAAAACCTGCGTGTTGATCACAAAGGAAAACCACTCCATCCAAGATCTTGCATTTTTATAGATGTTGATCCGCTGTTTTACATTTTTGCCATATCCAAGTGGGAGTTCCATGTTCTCATCCACCCTGGCATAGGCATTAAAAAAATACGGTTCGCCTCCATACTCGTACCACTCTTTAATATATCCTCCTGCCATGATTGTTTTTAAAAATTCTGTCAATACCGATGGTGTCCCAGCATGCATATACCACAAGAGCGTCTGCTCTACCAGCTGTTCTTTTACGTTTCTAGGAAGATTCTGCTCATAATACTGTGCATTAAGTTCAAGCGCCATCAAGTCCAGTACCGACTCCGGTACATCGCTTATTGCTGCGTAAAGGCTTGTTGCTGCTGTATACCGCAAAAATATGCGTTTTTCCTCCTCAACCGCATAACTGATTGCCATCACCTCCGGTGACAGCAGGTTGACTGGTATGATTTGTAAAAGCTCGCCA
Encoded here:
- a CDS encoding phage tail protein; this encodes MVDYKRGELLQIIPVNLLSPEVMAISYAVEEEKRIFLRYTAATSLYAAISDVPESVLDLMALELNAQYYEQNLPRNVKEQLVEQTLLWYMHAGTPSVLTEFLKTIMAGGYIKEWYEYGGEPYFFNAYARVDENMELPLGYGKNVKQRINIYKNARSWMEWFSFVINTQVLAVARAGNRMKMQLSFFSRDNQPFSFLNGLWTLGGSRYLNGYEGEALVDFYPVRQSLRIAAGAVFEAANIWSVRANTSYVEMLAEEAMRLSGSKKMDVSAGTVLEVTAEHSYNTLTDSYMTKMNQMDDSWKLNGDRKLDGGRYIL